The nucleotide window CAGATTATCTTTACTGGTTTCTCCGCGACTGCCGGGATATACCCCAATAACATGGCTGTTGGGATTATCATAATCACCGGATGCATGCTGAATGAAAAAAGCATCCGTGTTGGCGGTAAACACACCGCCGGCCACGGCTTTCTGCACCCAGGTCTTACCCTGTGAAGGGTCTGCCTTCTTGGATAACCGCAGCCCTACCCGCAGCAACAGTGAGTAGGCCAGTTTTTTCCACTGTGCCGGAGAACCGCCATAGCCGGAGATATCCGCATTGCCGGGTGTAGATTTGGAAGGGTCCAGCTGGGCCGCAGCAGCCTGCAGTTCGGAGGCCAAACCCGCATAAATCACATCCTGCGGATCATAAGCCGGTGTAAAGTTCTGATCAAGAAATCCCCTGCCAGCCGCTACATATGGCACATAACCATACAGATCAGTCAACCGCTGCAACATGATTACTTTGGCAATCCTGGCCATTGCATTCACATTGACTTGTGTTGGATCGTCTTTGGTCTGGTCTATCAGTGTCGTCAGTATCTTCACACCATTGGGATAAAATGAATTAAAAGCTGCTCCGGTATATCCATCATTATACAGGTATTTATCTCCTACATAAGTCAGGCTCAGGGAAGAGATATGTTGCACCATCGGGGCACAGTAGATAAGATTGGCCCGCCAGGCTTCAAACTCGCCACCGGAAACATACAGCAGCCCTCTGGTGAGCAGGATACCGGGAGCTATTGTCGGCGCAGCAGTAGGATCGGTGTTGATCCGTTCGAAATTTTTTGTACAGGAAGCCAACAACCCAATCAACACTACTACAATTCCGAATTTATGTAATGACTTGATCATTGTTAAAAGAAATTTAGAATTTTACATTCAGATTCAGACCATAACTTCTTGATTGCGGATATCCCAGTAATTCCGCTCCCTGCCCTGCCCCATTGCTGTAAGTAGATTCCGGGTCTACGTTAGGCACATCTTTATAAATAATCCACAGGTTTCTCGCTACAAATGACAGGGAGGCGCCGGTAATCGGCAATTTATCCAGTAGGCGGGGCGACAGGTTATAAGTAAGAATTACCTGACGCAACTTGATAAAGGCACCACTGTAAATAAATGGTTCTGCAATATTAAAAGCGATGTTCTGGAAGTAGTCCTGTGCATCTACCCGCTTATCCACAAATCTGGTAGGATCGGCAGGGTCCTGTGCTTTGATCATGATACCGTCTTTGCGACCGGTGAGCGTGGCCTTCTGTAATCCGAAATAATAGGCGTAATCGTTGGTACCGGAGTAAATTTTGTTGCCCCAGCGGGAATCTATCAGGATGCCCAGTGTAAAGGATTTAAAGCTGAAGTTGTTGGTAACACCCAGTGTATAAGGCGCTACACCGGTGCCGAAGATAGTAAGTGGCCCCTGCATGGGCTTGCCGGCGCTGTTAAATAAAATATTGCCCTGATCATCCCGCAGGAATTTAAATCCCTGGATTACGCCAAAAGGCTGGTGGGGCACCTGCTGGATAGTGACGTTGAAAGTGCGTACATCCGCTACTTTCAGGGCATTCAGTTTACCGTCCAGCTGGATCACTTCACTTTTGTTATAGGCAAAATTGGGGATGATGTCCCAGCTGAAATTCTTGCTGCGTACGGGTGTGCCGGTGATCATCAGTTCCACGCCTTTGTTGCTTACCTTACCTACATTGATAAAGGCAGTATTATAACCGGAAGCGTTAGAGATAGTGGTTTGCACAATATCGTCTTTGGTTTTACGGGTATACCAGGAGAAGTCTATAGCCAGGCGGCTGTCGAAGAAACGGGCTTCCAGACCGGCTTCATAGCTGGTGTTGACGTATGGCCTTAGTGTAGCGTTGGGCACGGCGTAACTGCCGTCCTGTGCTTTTTTCACGTCGGCCACAGGCAGACTGGTAGTGCCCAGCGTGAACGGGTTTTGTACACTGTAGGCGAGCCGTAGCCGGTATGGATCAGTATCACCTCCCACCTGTGCCCAGGAAGTACGCAGTTTGAGGTAGTTGATCCATTTGGGCAGGGTGAAAGCGTCTGACAGTACGAAACTGAGTCCTGCAGAGGGATAGAAAATACTGTTACTGTTAGATGGCAGTGTGGAAAACCAGTCGTTGCGGCCGGTGAGGGTCAGATATACATAACTTCTGAAAGACACTTCCGCAGAAGCATATATGGAATTGATTTTTTTCTCGAAGATATCGTTTGTAACGGTTTTTGTTTGCAGGTTGCTTTGATCATAAAAGAAGGGGATGTTGAAGGTGTTGCCGTTGAGCGACAATTTATCATTTCTGTTGCGCATCACGTTGCCGCCTACAAATCCGGATACACGCCAGTCTCTGGCGAAAGCCCTTTCCACGCCCAGCATGATGTCTGCGTTCAGTTCGTAGAAGTTCTGACGGGTCTGGTCGTTGATCTGGCCACCAACGATATAGGCGGTACCAGTGGGGGTAATGGCTTTGTTGTCACGGAAAAACATATCCGCCCCGATACGGCCTTTTACAAAAAGCCAGTCCAGCACATCATAACGCAGTTCAGCGGTATTGATAAAGCGGTCTTTTTTATCGTGCTGAATAAAATCGTATACGGAGAACCAGGGGTTAGTGATGTATTGGTTGGCATTCCAACGGAATTCGTTGCCGTCGGCGTTGAGTTTGCTGGTTTTCAGCGTTTGCACGCTGAGGGAGGTAGGCAGCAGGTATAGTGCGAAGTTGGCGTTGCCGGGAGAGTCGGATACCCTGGGCCTGTTATCGGTGCGTTCCCGGATATATTTGGCGTATACGTTCAGGTGAAGTTTTCTGCCAAGCCAGGCGGAGAGGTTAAGCGACAGGTTATCGCGGCGTATGCCGGAATTGGGCAGGGTGGCTTCATTTTTCATATCGGTGGCTCCGAAGCGCCAGGTCACTTTTTCATTGCCACCGCTGGCAGCGATGGAGTTGGTGAAAGTATAACCGCTGCGGTAGAATTTTTTGAAGTTGTTTTTGATGGCGCTGTAGGGTCTGCTGATGCCATCGTATTGAATAACGGAAGAGCCGTCGAGTGGTGCACCCCAGCTGAAAAGTCCGGCTGACCGTGCTTCTGCAGCAGTCTGTGGTTTGAGGCCATTGAGGCCCATACCGAAGTCATATTGCCAGTCGAGGTTGTTTACGACGGGGCGTTCAAACACGATATTGCTGCTATATTCCACGCCTATTCCTTTGCGGAAGGCGCCGCTTTTGGTAGTGATAAGGAGTACACCGTTAGAGGCACGGGAACCGTACAATGCTGCAGCAGTGCCACCTTTCAGCACTGAGATGGTAGCGATGTCATCGGGATTGATGCTGGAGAGACCATCACCGGCATCAGTACCGCCGTATTCACCGGCGGAGCCGAGGTTATCATTATTGATAGGAATCCCATCTACTACGATGAGGGGCTGGTTGTTTCTGTTTTTATCGATGGAAGTATTACCCCGGAGGATGATACGGCTGGAGCCAGCCGGACCGGTGGCGGTGGAGGTGACGTTAAGACCAGCCACTTTACCGGAGAGGCTGTTGGCGATATTGGTGGAACGGGCCTGGGTCAGTTCTTCTCCTTTCACTTCAGACACCGAATATCCCAGTGACTTTTTTTCCTTTTTGATACCGAGTGCGGTGACCACTACTTCTCCCAGGCTTTTTTCATCCTGTTTGAGGACTACGGTCAACTGGGTTTCGGTACCTACGGGTACTTCCTGGGGAAGATAACCCACGTATCGGAAAACCAGGGTGCTGCCGGTGGCTACAGACAGAGAGAAGGCTCCCTGCGCGTTGGTCACGGTGCCTTTGTTGGTTCCTTTTACCAGGACATTGACACCAGTGAGGGGCTGGCCGGTATTGTCCGTTACCTTGCCGGTAATGGCCTGTTGTGCCCACAGTACGGGGGCGGACAATAACAACAGCACAACAAGCAATGCATGCGTAAAGTTCCTGATCATTTTTTTAAAAGAATGAAGTGAAGAAATAAACCAGGGGCGTGGTTTTGGCTGAACATTCAATTTCCTGTTGACCGGGCTGAGATCTGACAACCGGAAACTGAATAAGATAACAACATGACATAGACTTTTGTTCCCGTGAGGACACCGGAACAGCAGGATACTAGCGGGGATTGGGGGGTATTATTTTTTTCCCGGGTTGGAAGAAGCTCTCACGATGAGTGATGGTTCCAGTACAATTTGCCGGGGTGCAGCAGCAGGATGATTCAGTTCTTCCATGAGTACTTCCACAATATTTTTTCCGATTTCTGTGATGGGTTGGGCCACACAGGTGATAGAAGGGCTGTGGAGGCGGAAGAGGTCGTGATCATCGAAGCTGGCCACACCTATCTGCGGGCCGATTTCCCAGCCGAGGGAGCGGATACTTTCGATGCCGTAGATGCCGAGATAGTTGGTAGCAAAGAATACTGCGTCCAGGTCTTTGACGGAGGTAAGGAACTTTTTTATTTCTGTGTTAAAGCCTTCGCGTTCCAGTTCGAATGGTATTTTTTTCACCTGGCTTTTGTTGAAAGGGAGATGATGATGTTTGAGGGCGGCGGTAAATCCGTCCAGGCGGTCTTTCATCTGGATCTGATCGGAGGTGATGGTTACGATGGCGATCTTTTTATATCCCTGTTGAGCGAGGTGGCTGGTGACGTTGTAGGCGCCCTTGAAGTTATCTACTACCACGTAGCTGGAGCTAACATTTGGCAGATAGCGGTCTACGAGGACTACTGGTTTGGAGGTAGCTTTGAGTTGTTCTATTTCCTTGTCCAGGTTTTTGGTGGGGGTAACGATATAGCCGTCTACCTGGCGGTATTTCAGTACTTCCAGGAGGCCTTTTGCTTTTTCGGTATTATCTTCTGTGCTGCCATACAGTACTTTGTAGCCGTGTTTATCGGCTTCATCTTCCATGACTTTGGCGAGACTGGCGAAGAAGTTATTGGCGATATCTTCTACGATAAGGCCGATGGTTTTGGTTTTTCCGGTACGAAGACCACGTGCAAGCTGGTTAGGTTTGTATTTAAGCTTAGCGGCTATTTTCTGTATTTTTTTACTAACCTGTTCGCTGATCCGTTTTTCTTTTGACTTACCGTTGAGAACAAACGAAACGGTCGTGGGAGAAACCCCTGCCTGTTTTGCGATGTCTTTAATAGAGATTCCTTTCATAGACAACAAATGCTATATCGATTTAGCCCTGCGTAAATTACAAAATCAAAGCTGAAATTTACATTCTTGGGTTAATTATTCCAAAAAACTTGCTAAATCTTATAGTCCGGCATTAGCAGCGGACTATGACATTTAAGGGTCATTTTCCCAATAATGATATTTTTTTAACCAATTTTTAATAATTTGGCAACATTCATAGGACAATGGCAATAGTAAATAACGAATTGCCTGTATACCAGTAGTTTTAAAATTAATACTTGAATGAAACCCATTCTTATTAAAGTGGGGGCTTTTGCCGATAACCAGATCACGATCATAGAGAGATGTGATCCGCATTTCAACACACCGTTTCACTTCCACCCGGAATGTGAGCTGGTGTTTGTTACGGAAAGCCACGGGAAGAGAATTGTAGGGGACAGCATTGAGAGCTTTGAGGAAGGCGATATGGTGTTTCTGGGGCCGCATATTCCCCATGTATGGTATAATGAGGAAGAATATTATAAAGGGGACGAGAACCTGAAAGCCCGTTCCGTGGTGATTTATTTTCCCAAAGACATTTTTGGGGAGAAGTTTTATGGTCTTCCAGAAACCAAAGCATTAAGTGAGCTTTTCCATCGCGCGCAGCGCGGGATGAAAATCACCGGGCCTACCTACGACAAACTGAAGCCGGAAATACTGTCACTTCCCAAAAAGGAGGGGCTCGACCGGATCATCTCCCTGCTCAGCATTCTGAAAACATTATCGGAAACAAGGGATTGTTATTACCTGGCCAGCACTGGTTATTCCCATGCCTACAATGTAAAAGACAATCATAAGATTGATGAGGTCTTTAAATATGTGATGAACAACTTCTCCAAAGAGATCTCCCTGCAGGACGTAGCCAGCATCACGAACCTCTCCCCGCAGTCATTCTGCCGTTTCTTTAAGAACCGTACCAAAAAATCCTTTGTACAGTTCCTTAATGAGGTACGAATCGGGCATGCCTGCAAGCGCCTGACAGAAGAAGACTGGTCTATTGCAGAAATCGCCTATTCCTGTGGTTTTAAAAACCTGTCCAATTTTAACCGCTTTTTTAAAGAGATCGTTGGTAAAACGCCCAAGGAGTACAAGAACGAGCTCAGATTGAAAGAAGCATAACCTGCAACGATACCGCACGTACGAATAACGCTTAAAATTCAGCCGGCAAAAAATCGAAATAATCAGAATATTCTTCTTACTTTCATTCATTGTAATTCAACCAAAACATCTAATCGCTACTGTAATTCAATGTTCAGCAGTTATTCAGATACCCAGTTAGTATCACTGTTAAAAAGTGATGACAATGCCGCCTTCAATGCCATCTATGAACGCTACAGTAAAATGTTGTATCTCTTTATTTACAGCAAACTGGAAGCCGGAGAGCTGAGTAAGGATGTGTTGCAGGATCTGTTTGTTTCCCTTTGGGAGAAACGTCATTCCCTTGTACTGAAAGAGTCGCTGAAATCATACCTATACCAGGCAGCCCGGCACAAGATCATTGATATCTACCGGAAAAATGCCACGTATCGCAAGTACCTGCAGCAGCTTATTGAACATTTTGATGCACAGCCCCATGCCATTGATGAAGCGGTTGACTACAAAGCCAGGGCACAGGACCTGTTTGAAGCCATCAACCACCTGCCGGAGAAGATGAAGGAAATATTTATGCTGAGCAGGTTCGAAAATCTTTCCATAGAACAGATATCCACCCACCTCGGCCTTTCCCAGCAAACAGTAAAGAACCAGATCACCAAAGCATTAAAGATATTACGGGCCAACTATGCGCAAACTGATAAGATATTGCTCGTTATCTCCCTGGTTTTCATGGCCAACCGGTAATTTCCTTAAAATTTTCTCTATTGCGATGGTACTTTTTCCACGTTATTACGACTTATCATCATCCAAAAACGCTATCAGGTGGACACAGAACAGATAAAAATATTGCTGGAGCGATATCAACAGGGGAGCTGCTCACCGGAGGAAGCGAATATCATAGAACAGTGGTTTGAGCAGATCAACAGCCGCCAGTCTACCCTGGTAGACGAAACTGCGCTGGATCTGCAGCTGGATGAAGTGAAACAGCGGATCCATGAACAGATTACACCGGCACCCCGTGTACGCCGCATGCGGCCATGGCTGTTGGCGTCTGCAGCTGCAGCAGTTGTACTGCTCGCCGCCGGACTGTTCTGGTTTAACAGTCAGCATCAATCCACCGTCAACCTGCCGATCACGCAACTACCCATCACCGGCAGCAACCGTGTGGTAAAGGATGGTTTTGTAGAAATAACCACACCCAAAGGACATCAGGAAAATATAAAACTGGATGATGGCAGCACCATCAGCCTTAATGCCAACAGTAAACTACGCTACCCTGAACATTTCGGTCCGGACGAAAGAAGTATATACCTCGATGAAGGAGAAGCCCTTTTTAACGCCGCCCCCGATGCGAACCGGCATTTTGTAGTACGCACCGCTGAAATAGCCACCACTGCACTGGGCACCACCTTCAACATCCGGGCCTACAACGCGGAAAATAAAGTGACTGTAGCCCTGCTCACCGGTAAAGTAAAAGTGGACCAGCTGCACAACAGCCAGGCTAACAACTCCCTGATACTGATGCCCAGCGAACAGATCAGCTACGACCGGCAACTGCTTAGTCTGATCAAAACCTCTTTTAGCAAAGCTGATGAGGTGACCGCCTGGAAACAGGGATACCTCGTTTTCAAAGACGCACCCTATATCGAACTCATGACCGGTATCGAAAATCGTTACGGCGTGACCGTTATTAATGAAAGCAGTAAGACAGCCTGGAACTATACCGGTAATTTCAGAAATGAAAGCCTTGCGGAAGTAATGGACATTATTTGTATCGCCAAATCATTAACATATACCATTAAAAACGACACCGTTTATCTTGTAAATAAAAAATAGCTCATATGAGGGTAAAGCCTTGTCCCATGAAATGGTTTATATCCATGGGGCTAATGCTGACATTGCTGCTGTCCGGTAGCTTAAAAACCCTGAGTAGCGCCATCATACAGACACAGTATCCGCCATCAACAATTGTTGTCAGTATCCAGGTCAAAAACAAAAACCTGGAAGACGTTATGGCCGAAATATCGGCCATAACCGGGCTGAACTTCCATTACGACAAAACTGATCTTAACCTGAAAAAAAAGGTTACGCTCAACTGCACCAAAACACCGATCGAAGAAGTTCTGGCGTTGTTATCAGCACAAACCGGATTGAAGTTTACCCGCGTCAACAACAAAATTATTGTAGGTGCTGATACCGAATCCGGAGAAGCTCAGACTGTTGACCTATTAAAGCACGTTTCACTTGAAAGACAAATCACCGGAATCGTACGCGATAATAAAGGCACGCCACTACAGGGAGTAACCGTTAAAATCAGGAACAGCAATAAAGGAACGCAGACAGACGCCGACGCTGGCTTTAACATAGCCGCCAGCCCTGGCGATGTACTGCTTTTCAGCTATGTGGGATATCTCCCCCGCGAAGTGACCATTGGCACAGACAGCGAACTCTCCATCATACTGATCGAAAATATCAAAGCACTGGGCGAACTGGTGGTAACCGCCATGGGCATACAGAAAAAGTCGAGGGAACTGCCCTACTCCACCCAGCAGCTGGACGGAGATGACGCTTCCCTCGTTAAAGACGCCAGCTTCATGAACAGCATCAGCGGTAAAGCCGCCGGTGTATCTATCACCCGCAGCGCCTCCGGTATAGGCGGCTCCGTTAGGGTAGT belongs to Chitinophaga sp. HK235 and includes:
- a CDS encoding LacI family DNA-binding transcriptional regulator; the encoded protein is MKGISIKDIAKQAGVSPTTVSFVLNGKSKEKRISEQVSKKIQKIAAKLKYKPNQLARGLRTGKTKTIGLIVEDIANNFFASLAKVMEDEADKHGYKVLYGSTEDNTEKAKGLLEVLKYRQVDGYIVTPTKNLDKEIEQLKATSKPVVLVDRYLPNVSSSYVVVDNFKGAYNVTSHLAQQGYKKIAIVTITSDQIQMKDRLDGFTAALKHHHLPFNKSQVKKIPFELEREGFNTEIKKFLTSVKDLDAVFFATNYLGIYGIESIRSLGWEIGPQIGVASFDDHDLFRLHSPSITCVAQPITEIGKNIVEVLMEELNHPAAAPRQIVLEPSLIVRASSNPGKK
- a CDS encoding AraC family transcriptional regulator, giving the protein MKPILIKVGAFADNQITIIERCDPHFNTPFHFHPECELVFVTESHGKRIVGDSIESFEEGDMVFLGPHIPHVWYNEEEYYKGDENLKARSVVIYFPKDIFGEKFYGLPETKALSELFHRAQRGMKITGPTYDKLKPEILSLPKKEGLDRIISLLSILKTLSETRDCYYLASTGYSHAYNVKDNHKIDEVFKYVMNNFSKEISLQDVASITNLSPQSFCRFFKNRTKKSFVQFLNEVRIGHACKRLTEEDWSIAEIAYSCGFKNLSNFNRFFKEIVGKTPKEYKNELRLKEA
- a CDS encoding FecR family protein yields the protein MDTEQIKILLERYQQGSCSPEEANIIEQWFEQINSRQSTLVDETALDLQLDEVKQRIHEQITPAPRVRRMRPWLLASAAAAVVLLAAGLFWFNSQHQSTVNLPITQLPITGSNRVVKDGFVEITTPKGHQENIKLDDGSTISLNANSKLRYPEHFGPDERSIYLDEGEALFNAAPDANRHFVVRTAEIATTALGTTFNIRAYNAENKVTVALLTGKVKVDQLHNSQANNSLILMPSEQISYDRQLLSLIKTSFSKADEVTAWKQGYLVFKDAPYIELMTGIENRYGVTVINESSKTAWNYTGNFRNESLAEVMDIICIAKSLTYTIKNDTVYLVNKK
- a CDS encoding SusD/RagB family nutrient-binding outer membrane lipoprotein — translated: MIKSLHKFGIVVVLIGLLASCTKNFERINTDPTAAPTIAPGILLTRGLLYVSGGEFEAWRANLIYCAPMVQHISSLSLTYVGDKYLYNDGYTGAAFNSFYPNGVKILTTLIDQTKDDPTQVNVNAMARIAKVIMLQRLTDLYGYVPYVAAGRGFLDQNFTPAYDPQDVIYAGLASELQAAAAQLDPSKSTPGNADISGYGGSPAQWKKLAYSLLLRVGLRLSKKADPSQGKTWVQKAVAGGVFTANTDAFFIQHASGDYDNPNSHVIGVYPGSRGETSKDNLNIKLSKFFVDLLKGKSDPRLQIISELPKADSTPGGSDDPALQKGLPSGFDNTSDPVFGIGTTGDANLAHYSQPKQVIAQPNSPNIFITFSEVQLMLAEAAARGWIAGDPVQFFTTGVKSGIWQWTLYSPSIVYNDAAATIYATAQAAALSGPLNSQLEAINTQYYITTFLNDYETYANWRRSGFPVLTPVNYKNNETNGQIPRRLRYPRNEYDVNRNNVNAANAAQGPDLFTTPIWWDKP
- a CDS encoding SusC/RagA family TonB-linked outer membrane protein, coding for MIRNFTHALLVVLLLLSAPVLWAQQAITGKVTDNTGQPLTGVNVLVKGTNKGTVTNAQGAFSLSVATGSTLVFRYVGYLPQEVPVGTETQLTVVLKQDEKSLGEVVVTALGIKKEKKSLGYSVSEVKGEELTQARSTNIANSLSGKVAGLNVTSTATGPAGSSRIILRGNTSIDKNRNNQPLIVVDGIPINNDNLGSAGEYGGTDAGDGLSSINPDDIATISVLKGGTAAALYGSRASNGVLLITTKSGAFRKGIGVEYSSNIVFERPVVNNLDWQYDFGMGLNGLKPQTAAEARSAGLFSWGAPLDGSSVIQYDGISRPYSAIKNNFKKFYRSGYTFTNSIAASGGNEKVTWRFGATDMKNEATLPNSGIRRDNLSLNLSAWLGRKLHLNVYAKYIRERTDNRPRVSDSPGNANFALYLLPTSLSVQTLKTSKLNADGNEFRWNANQYITNPWFSVYDFIQHDKKDRFINTAELRYDVLDWLFVKGRIGADMFFRDNKAITPTGTAYIVGGQINDQTRQNFYELNADIMLGVERAFARDWRVSGFVGGNVMRNRNDKLSLNGNTFNIPFFYDQSNLQTKTVTNDIFEKKINSIYASAEVSFRSYVYLTLTGRNDWFSTLPSNSNSIFYPSAGLSFVLSDAFTLPKWINYLKLRTSWAQVGGDTDPYRLRLAYSVQNPFTLGTTSLPVADVKKAQDGSYAVPNATLRPYVNTSYEAGLEARFFDSRLAIDFSWYTRKTKDDIVQTTISNASGYNTAFINVGKVSNKGVELMITGTPVRSKNFSWDIIPNFAYNKSEVIQLDGKLNALKVADVRTFNVTIQQVPHQPFGVIQGFKFLRDDQGNILFNSAGKPMQGPLTIFGTGVAPYTLGVTNNFSFKSFTLGILIDSRWGNKIYSGTNDYAYYFGLQKATLTGRKDGIMIKAQDPADPTRFVDKRVDAQDYFQNIAFNIAEPFIYSGAFIKLRQVILTYNLSPRLLDKLPITGASLSFVARNLWIIYKDVPNVDPESTYSNGAGQGAELLGYPQSRSYGLNLNVKF
- a CDS encoding RNA polymerase sigma factor is translated as MFSSYSDTQLVSLLKSDDNAAFNAIYERYSKMLYLFIYSKLEAGELSKDVLQDLFVSLWEKRHSLVLKESLKSYLYQAARHKIIDIYRKNATYRKYLQQLIEHFDAQPHAIDEAVDYKARAQDLFEAINHLPEKMKEIFMLSRFENLSIEQISTHLGLSQQTVKNQITKALKILRANYAQTDKILLVISLVFMANR